Proteins encoded in a region of the Rhizobium sp. CC-YZS058 genome:
- a CDS encoding extensin family protein, with protein MRKTAMMRRGTAALALALTLAACTTDDLSPPERFTDSPSIGPVGSIAPGPVPEGNVSPYPARAPVASLHGSGRTLPPDAAAGPAVDIDGMLGEEPRVTGLAEEQARQIHPDAAPPVVDGVGTGALREVASVAPPAMTQSVLADPDLPTMTPERQAQEERRRRTFLADQQEQMIKRRKVEEEQQVAFLPRAGSPMSVPAAPRSPQAMPADEVACRSRLRRLGVEFRDVPRIANGPSCGIDYPIELSGLSGGIGVKPAVKLNCEVTEAFALWVKNELAPAARYRYLTGIRTIKPLGGYSCRTMNSRRGNPMSEHARGNAIDVGTFVLKSGREIDVRKPGFFAFREKGLLKAVRSDSCKYFNTVLGPGSDPSHKDHFHFDLRNRKSGYRHCD; from the coding sequence ATGCGGAAGACAGCCATGATGAGACGCGGCACGGCCGCCCTGGCGCTTGCGCTGACATTGGCCGCCTGCACCACCGACGATCTCTCCCCGCCGGAGCGCTTCACCGACAGCCCGAGCATCGGTCCGGTCGGCAGCATCGCGCCGGGGCCGGTGCCGGAGGGAAACGTTTCGCCCTATCCGGCGCGCGCGCCGGTTGCGAGCCTTCACGGCTCCGGCCGCACGCTGCCGCCCGACGCGGCCGCCGGTCCGGCTGTCGATATTGACGGCATGCTGGGGGAGGAGCCGCGCGTCACCGGTCTTGCCGAGGAACAGGCCCGGCAGATCCATCCCGATGCCGCGCCGCCGGTGGTGGACGGTGTCGGCACCGGCGCACTGCGCGAGGTCGCTTCCGTCGCGCCGCCCGCGATGACGCAGTCCGTCCTCGCCGATCCCGACCTGCCAACCATGACTCCGGAGCGCCAGGCGCAGGAGGAACGTCGTCGTCGCACCTTCCTTGCCGATCAGCAGGAGCAGATGATCAAGCGCCGCAAGGTCGAGGAGGAGCAGCAGGTTGCCTTTCTGCCGCGCGCGGGGTCGCCGATGTCCGTCCCGGCGGCACCGCGGTCGCCGCAGGCCATGCCGGCGGACGAAGTGGCCTGCCGGTCGCGCCTGAGGCGCCTCGGCGTGGAGTTCCGCGACGTGCCGCGCATTGCCAATGGCCCGTCCTGCGGCATCGACTATCCGATCGAACTCAGCGGCCTGTCCGGCGGCATCGGCGTCAAGCCGGCGGTCAAGCTGAACTGCGAGGTGACGGAGGCCTTCGCGCTTTGGGTCAAGAACGAGCTCGCGCCCGCCGCCCGCTATCGCTACTTGACCGGTATCCGCACCATCAAGCCACTCGGCGGATATTCCTGCCGGACGATGAATTCGCGTCGCGGCAATCCGATGTCGGAGCATGCGCGCGGCAATGCGATCGATGTCGGCACGTTCGTGCTGAAAAGCGGACGGGAAATCGACGTCCGCAAGCCCGGCTTCTTCGCTTTCCGCGAGAAGGGCTTGCTGAAGGCCGTGCGCTCCGACAGCTGCAAATATTTCAACACCGTTCTCGGCCCGGGCAGCGATCCGAGCCACAAGGACCATTTCCACTTCGACCTGCGCAACAGGAAGTCCGGCTACCGCCATTGCGATTGA
- a CDS encoding ABC transporter permease, whose amino-acid sequence MNFEAVKAIYLFEMARTRRTLLQSVVSPVITTSLYFIVFGAAVGSQIRQIEGVSYGAFITPGLIMLTLLTQCVSNGSFGIYFPKFTGTIYEVLSSPVSMIEIVLGYVGAAATKGMMIGLIILATASFFVDLSIAHPIAMLVFFVLTAVTFSLFGFLIGIWAKDFEQLNLIPMLVIPPLVFLGGSFYSISMLPPFWQAVSHVNPVLYLISGFRWSFFEVSEVNPLISLAMILLFLTILLAILVWVFRTGYRLRS is encoded by the coding sequence ATGAACTTCGAAGCGGTCAAGGCGATTTACCTGTTCGAAATGGCCCGCACGCGCCGCACCTTGCTGCAGAGCGTCGTCTCGCCGGTCATCACCACCTCGCTCTATTTCATCGTCTTCGGTGCGGCGGTGGGGTCGCAGATCCGGCAGATCGAGGGCGTCTCCTACGGCGCCTTCATTACGCCCGGGCTGATCATGCTGACGCTGCTCACGCAATGCGTCTCGAACGGCTCGTTCGGCATCTATTTCCCGAAATTCACCGGCACGATCTACGAGGTCCTGTCCTCGCCGGTGTCGATGATCGAGATCGTGCTCGGCTATGTCGGGGCGGCGGCGACCAAGGGCATGATGATCGGCCTGATCATCCTTGCCACGGCGTCGTTCTTCGTCGATCTGTCGATCGCCCATCCCATCGCCATGCTGGTCTTCTTCGTGCTGACGGCCGTGACCTTCTCGCTGTTCGGCTTCCTCATCGGCATCTGGGCCAAGGATTTCGAGCAGCTGAACCTCATCCCCATGCTGGTCATTCCGCCGCTCGTCTTTCTCGGCGGCAGCTTCTACTCGATCTCCATGCTGCCGCCCTTCTGGCAGGCCGTCAGCCACGTCAATCCGGTCCTCTACCTGATCTCCGGCTTCCGCTGGTCCTTCTTCGAAGTCTCCGAGGTCAACCCCCTGATCAGCCTCGCCATGATCCTCCTCTTCCTCACCATCCTCCTCGCGATCCTCGTCTGGGTGTTCCGGACGGGGTATCGGTTGAGGAGCTAG
- the uvrB gene encoding excinuclease ABC subunit UvrB has translation MARTSKSKTPSTGFEEAPQSDFEGAPLSGSVADWVKQLEAEAESGAMESRREVASKAGRHRKQVEIAAQKQRARAEDTISASKSARGTSMGGSTDPKTRAAAGLNPVAGMTVDLENASALAPGAVTATVDALAKLIESGNPLFKDGKLWTPHRPPRPDKSEGGIPLKMVTEYKPSGDQPTAIKDLVEGLSSGERNQVLLGVTGSGKTFTMAQVINETQRPAVILAPNKTLAAQLYAEFKNFFPDNAVEYFVSYYDYYQPEAYVPRSDTYIEKESSINEQIDRMRHSATRSLLERDDVVIVASVSCIYGIGSVETYTAMAFQMTVGDRLDQRQLLADLVAQQYKRREMDFQRGSFRVRGDTIELFPAHLEDAAWRITMFGDEIESITEFDPLTGHKTGDLKSVKIYANSHYVTPRPTLNAAIKSIKDELKLRLAELEKAGRLLEAQRLEQRTRYDIEMLEATGSCQGIENYSRYLTGRRPGEPPPTLFEYIPDNALIFIDESHVTIPQIGGMYRGDFRRKATLAEYGFRLPSCMDNRPLRFEEWDAMRPDTIAVSATPGAWELEQSGGVFAEQVIRPTGLIDPPVEVRSAKTQVDDVLGEIRETSAKGYRTLCTVLTKRMAEDLTEYLHEQNIRVRYMHSDIDTLERIEIIRDLRLGAFDVLVGINLLREGLDIPECGFVAILDADKEGFLRSETSLVQTIGRAARNVDGKVILYADQITGSMQRAMDETARRREKQMAYNAEHGITPESVKAKISDILDSVYERDHVRADIAGASGKGFATGGHMVGNNLAAHLEALEKQMRNAAADLDFETAARLRDEIKRLKAAELAVMDDPMAKQEARSAEGTTGKQGSAARSTEGATGKPAGNGKGGKPASLQAPNEANSLFAKPDLDNMGPGTDTERPLFRKNTLDEMTVGRTEKPKPGALPDKPDAAKATKRFSPLMEGQPERTDDPRPLVRGKVGAGSYEDAGDVKRQKGRTKGKTGRPGR, from the coding sequence ATGGCCAGAACATCGAAAAGCAAAACGCCCTCGACCGGCTTCGAGGAAGCTCCGCAATCCGACTTCGAGGGGGCGCCATTGAGCGGATCCGTCGCCGACTGGGTGAAGCAGCTGGAAGCGGAGGCGGAATCGGGCGCGATGGAAAGCCGCCGCGAGGTCGCCTCCAAGGCAGGCCGCCACCGCAAGCAGGTAGAGATCGCCGCGCAGAAGCAGAGAGCGAGGGCGGAGGACACGATCAGCGCCTCCAAATCGGCGCGCGGCACCTCGATGGGCGGCTCGACCGACCCGAAGACCCGCGCGGCCGCCGGGCTGAACCCGGTGGCCGGCATGACGGTGGATCTGGAGAACGCCTCGGCGCTCGCCCCCGGCGCGGTGACCGCGACGGTGGATGCGCTGGCCAAGCTAATCGAATCCGGCAATCCGCTGTTCAAGGACGGCAAGCTCTGGACGCCGCACCGCCCGCCCCGCCCCGACAAGTCGGAGGGCGGCATTCCGCTGAAGATGGTGACCGAATACAAGCCCTCCGGCGACCAGCCGACGGCGATCAAGGATCTCGTCGAGGGTTTGAGCTCCGGCGAGCGGAACCAGGTGCTACTCGGCGTCACCGGCTCGGGCAAGACCTTCACCATGGCGCAGGTCATCAACGAGACGCAGCGCCCCGCCGTCATCCTCGCGCCCAACAAGACGCTGGCGGCGCAGCTCTATGCGGAGTTCAAGAACTTCTTCCCCGACAATGCGGTGGAATATTTCGTTTCCTACTACGACTACTACCAGCCGGAAGCCTATGTGCCGCGCTCCGACACCTATATCGAGAAGGAAAGCTCGATCAACGAGCAGATCGACCGCATGCGCCATTCGGCGACGCGCTCGCTGCTCGAACGCGACGACGTGGTGATCGTCGCCTCGGTCTCCTGCATCTATGGTATCGGTTCGGTCGAAACCTATACGGCCATGGCTTTCCAGATGACGGTCGGCGACCGGCTGGACCAGCGCCAGCTTCTGGCCGACCTGGTTGCCCAGCAATACAAGCGCCGCGAGATGGACTTCCAGCGCGGCTCCTTCCGCGTGCGCGGCGATACGATCGAGCTTTTCCCCGCCCACTTGGAAGATGCCGCCTGGCGCATCACCATGTTCGGCGACGAGATCGAATCGATCACCGAATTCGACCCGCTGACCGGGCACAAGACCGGCGACCTGAAATCGGTGAAGATCTATGCCAACAGCCACTATGTCACCCCGCGCCCGACGCTGAACGCCGCGATCAAATCGATCAAGGACGAGCTGAAGCTGCGCCTCGCCGAGCTGGAAAAGGCTGGGCGGCTCCTGGAGGCGCAGCGGCTGGAGCAGCGCACGCGCTACGACATCGAGATGCTGGAGGCGACCGGCTCCTGCCAGGGCATCGAGAACTATTCCCGCTATCTGACCGGCCGCCGCCCCGGCGAGCCGCCGCCGACGCTCTTCGAATATATTCCCGACAATGCGCTGATCTTCATCGACGAGAGCCATGTGACGATCCCGCAGATCGGCGGCATGTATCGTGGCGACTTCCGCCGCAAGGCGACGCTGGCCGAATATGGCTTCCGCCTGCCCTCCTGCATGGACAACCGCCCGCTTCGCTTCGAGGAATGGGACGCCATGCGCCCGGATACGATCGCCGTTTCGGCGACGCCCGGCGCCTGGGAGCTCGAACAATCGGGCGGCGTCTTCGCCGAACAGGTGATCCGCCCGACCGGGCTGATCGACCCGCCGGTCGAAGTCCGCTCGGCCAAGACGCAGGTGGACGACGTGCTCGGCGAGATCCGCGAGACGAGCGCCAAGGGATACCGCACGCTCTGCACCGTGCTGACCAAGCGCATGGCCGAGGATCTGACCGAATATCTGCACGAACAGAACATCCGCGTGCGCTACATGCATTCCGACATCGACACGCTGGAGCGCATCGAGATCATCCGCGATCTGCGCCTCGGCGCCTTCGACGTGCTGGTCGGCATCAACCTGCTGCGCGAGGGCCTCGACATTCCCGAATGCGGTTTCGTCGCCATTCTCGACGCCGACAAGGAAGGCTTTCTGCGCTCGGAAACGTCCCTTGTTCAGACCATCGGGCGTGCGGCGCGAAACGTGGACGGCAAGGTCATCCTCTATGCCGACCAGATCACCGGCTCCATGCAGCGCGCCATGGACGAGACGGCGCGCCGGCGGGAGAAGCAGATGGCCTACAATGCCGAGCACGGCATCACGCCGGAATCGGTGAAGGCGAAGATCTCCGACATTCTCGACTCCGTCTACGAGCGCGACCATGTTCGCGCCGATATTGCCGGCGCTTCCGGCAAGGGTTTTGCCACCGGCGGCCATATGGTCGGCAACAATCTCGCCGCCCATCTGGAAGCGCTGGAAAAGCAGATGCGCAACGCCGCCGCCGACCTCGACTTCGAAACCGCCGCGCGCCTGCGCGACGAGATCAAGCGCCTCAAGGCCGCCGAACTCGCGGTCATGGACGACCCGATGGCCAAGCAAGAGGCGCGGAGTGCCGAAGGCACGACGGGGAAGCAGGGAAGTGCGGCGAGAAGTACCGAAGGCGCGACGGGCAAGCCCGCCGGCAACGGCAAGGGCGGCAAGCCCGCCAGCCTGCAGGCGCCGAACGAGGCCAACAGCCTCTTTGCCAAACCGGACCTCGACAATATGGGCCCCGGCACGGACACCGAACGGCCGCTGTTCCGCAAGAATACGCTGGACGAAATGACCGTCGGCCGCACGGAGAAGCCCAAGCCCGGCGCCCTGCCCGACAAGCCCGACGCCGCCAAGGCCACCAAGCGCTTCTCCCCGCTGATGGAAGGCCAACCCGAACGCACCGACGACCCGCGGCCGCTGGTGCGCGGCAAAGTGGGCGCCGGCAGCTATGAGGATGCGGGTGACGTCAAGCGGCAGAAGGGCCGGACGAAGGGCAAGACGGGGCGGCCGGGGCGGTAG
- a CDS encoding methyl-accepting chemotaxis protein — MRRLSISARLYALVTFVILALVAAMTLSLLQSHARLVQERKAMLSAMDEAAVGIFQKYFDLEQKGVLTREAAQAGAMEAVRAMRYQDAGYFFISDMQARMLMHPLKPELVGKDLSGLQDKTGKAIFKEFTATVKAQGQGFVDYYWPKPGVEEPVLKLSHVIGFKPWDWIVGTGVYADDLDALFRAGLIQLGIVCAAASALTLSAALLVVRSVVRPLVRLKGAMRAIAREDLSEPVPETGRGDEIGQMAEALSLLRDSVEDRVTLRQREQERQAEIDNQRDAAAAQLREQADRQARSIATLGTALEALSSGDLTPEIGTIASDYAKLRTDFNTALAALRHVIGAINGSTDIVFDSAGGISEAASNLSRRTEQQAAALEETAAALNEITTTVLTASERAREARDMVAATKASAARSGDIVRNAVAAMGRIENSSSQIGRIIGVIDEIAFQTNLLALNAGVEAARAGEAGRGFAVVAQEVRELAQRSAQAAKEIKDLIRGSSSEVEAGVALVRSTGDALSEIENLVNAVNDHVASIAQAAQEQATSLQEVNQAVNSMDQMTQQNAAMVEETSAASQTLARESEELRRLLRTFRLERNGGHARAA, encoded by the coding sequence ATGAGAAGACTCTCGATCTCTGCGCGGCTCTACGCGCTCGTTACCTTTGTAATCCTGGCACTGGTCGCAGCCATGACCCTCTCGCTTCTGCAATCCCATGCTCGACTGGTGCAGGAACGCAAGGCGATGCTGTCGGCGATGGACGAGGCCGCTGTCGGGATTTTCCAGAAATACTTCGACCTTGAGCAGAAGGGTGTCCTTACCCGGGAAGCCGCGCAGGCGGGAGCTATGGAGGCGGTCCGTGCCATGCGCTACCAGGATGCGGGCTATTTCTTCATCAGCGACATGCAGGCGCGGATGCTGATGCATCCGCTGAAACCCGAACTGGTCGGCAAGGATCTTTCCGGCCTGCAAGACAAGACCGGCAAGGCCATCTTCAAGGAATTTACCGCGACGGTGAAGGCGCAGGGGCAGGGCTTCGTCGATTATTACTGGCCGAAGCCCGGCGTCGAAGAACCGGTGCTGAAACTGTCGCACGTCATCGGGTTCAAGCCCTGGGACTGGATCGTCGGGACCGGGGTCTATGCGGATGACCTGGACGCGTTGTTTCGCGCAGGGCTGATCCAGCTCGGGATCGTCTGCGCAGCGGCCTCCGCGCTCACCCTCTCGGCCGCGCTGCTGGTGGTCCGCAGCGTCGTGCGCCCGCTCGTTCGGCTCAAGGGCGCGATGCGGGCCATCGCCCGAGAAGATCTTTCCGAGCCGGTGCCCGAAACCGGCCGGGGGGACGAAATCGGCCAGATGGCGGAGGCGCTCAGCCTGTTGCGTGACAGCGTCGAGGATCGTGTGACGCTGCGCCAGCGCGAGCAGGAGCGCCAGGCCGAGATCGACAATCAGCGGGATGCAGCAGCCGCGCAGCTGCGGGAGCAGGCCGATCGGCAGGCACGGTCGATCGCCACCCTTGGCACGGCCCTGGAGGCGCTCTCGTCTGGCGATCTGACACCGGAGATCGGCACGATCGCCAGCGACTATGCCAAGTTGCGGACCGACTTCAACACGGCACTTGCCGCCTTGCGCCACGTGATCGGCGCCATTAACGGCTCGACCGACATCGTCTTCGACAGTGCCGGCGGCATTTCGGAAGCGGCCTCCAATCTTTCGCGGCGCACCGAGCAGCAGGCAGCGGCGCTGGAGGAAACGGCTGCAGCCCTGAACGAGATCACGACAACGGTGTTGACGGCCTCCGAGCGGGCCCGCGAGGCGCGCGACATGGTGGCGGCCACCAAGGCCAGCGCTGCCCGTTCGGGCGACATCGTCCGCAACGCCGTGGCGGCAATGGGCCGGATCGAAAATTCGTCGTCCCAGATCGGCCGGATCATCGGCGTGATCGACGAGATCGCGTTCCAGACCAATCTCTTGGCACTGAATGCCGGTGTCGAGGCGGCGCGGGCCGGCGAGGCCGGGCGCGGTTTCGCCGTCGTCGCGCAGGAGGTGCGTGAGCTGGCGCAGAGATCGGCACAAGCGGCCAAGGAGATCAAGGATCTCATCCGCGGCTCAAGCAGCGAGGTGGAGGCGGGCGTCGCCCTCGTCCGGTCGACCGGGGACGCGCTGTCGGAGATCGAGAATCTGGTTAACGCCGTCAACGACCACGTCGCCTCCATCGCCCAGGCTGCGCAGGAACAGGCGACCAGCCTGCAGGAGGTCAACCAGGCCGTCAATTCCATGGACCAGATGACCCAGCAGAATGCTGCCATGGTGGAAGAGACGAGTGCTGCGAGCCAGACGCTGGCAAGGGAGAGCGAAGAGCTGCGTCGGCTTCTCCGCACATTCCGCCTCGAACGGAACGGCGGTCACGCGCGTGCCGCCTGA
- a CDS encoding ABC transporter ATP-binding protein, with translation MAPIVSVTNLTKTYGSGFQALKGVSLEIEQGEILALLGPNGAGKTTLISIICGIVNPSGGQVTVGGHDVVKEFRKTRAMIGLVPQELTTDQFETVWNTVSFSRGLHGRKADPAHIEKVLRDLSLYDKKDNMLRELSGGMKRRVLIAKALSHEPRILFLDEPTAGVDVNLRKDMWRVVEGLRASGVTIILTTHYIEEAEEIADRVGVINGGEILLIEEKARLMSKLGRKQLSVDLSEPIGAIPPALAAYNLTLEDGGRRLVYDYDASGGRTGITTLLAALAEAGLRIKDLSTRQSSLEDIFVELVERRA, from the coding sequence ATGGCGCCCATCGTCTCCGTCACCAATCTCACCAAGACCTACGGATCCGGCTTTCAGGCGCTCAAGGGCGTTTCGCTCGAGATCGAGCAGGGCGAGATTCTCGCGCTGCTCGGCCCGAACGGCGCCGGCAAGACCACGCTCATCTCGATCATCTGCGGCATCGTCAACCCGTCCGGCGGACAGGTGACGGTGGGCGGGCACGATGTCGTCAAGGAATTCCGCAAGACCCGCGCCATGATCGGTCTCGTGCCGCAGGAACTGACCACCGACCAGTTCGAGACGGTGTGGAATACGGTGTCCTTCTCGCGCGGACTGCATGGGCGCAAGGCCGATCCGGCCCATATCGAGAAGGTGCTGCGCGATCTCTCGCTCTACGACAAGAAGGACAACATGCTGCGCGAGCTTTCCGGCGGCATGAAGCGGCGCGTGCTGATCGCCAAAGCGCTGAGCCACGAGCCGCGCATCCTCTTCCTCGACGAGCCGACCGCCGGCGTGGATGTCAACCTGCGCAAGGATATGTGGCGGGTGGTGGAAGGGCTGCGCGCCAGCGGCGTCACCATCATCCTCACCACCCATTATATCGAGGAAGCTGAGGAGATTGCCGATCGCGTCGGCGTCATCAATGGCGGCGAGATCCTGCTGATCGAGGAGAAAGCCCGCTTGATGTCGAAGCTCGGCCGCAAGCAACTGTCCGTGGACCTCTCCGAGCCGATCGGGGCGATCCCGCCGGCGCTTGCCGCCTACAATCTGACGCTGGAGGATGGCGGCCGGCGGCTCGTCTATGATTACGACGCCTCCGGCGGGCGCACCGGCATCACCACGCTTCTGGCGGCGTTGGCCGAGGCCGGCTTGCGGATCAAGGACCTCTCGACGCGGCAGAGCTCGCTTGAGGATATCTTCGTGGAACTGGTGGAGCGGCGGGCATGA
- a CDS encoding DUF1501 domain-containing protein, producing the protein MTGPFMPTRRAFLATACCAAAVPLVTPVSFAAMPGENRLVTIVLRGAMDGLGMVQPYGDKGFAAYRPTIALTPETGLIDLDGHFGLHPDAKALLPLWQAGELSFVHAVSTPYRNSRSHFDGQDVLETGENGVGALKDGWLNRVLSVLPRSAAIRAIDVNTTSDLILSGAQPVDVWAPKTDLAVGADELAFFTALYAGDPLFAAALKEAETTDSSADEIRGQGPGERSVVETARLAGGLLARDYRIASFSIVGWDTHLRQATAFAKPARDLAEALIMLKQTMGPAAWSKTVVVAMTEFGRTVRENGSGGTDHGTGGLALLAGGALRGGRILGRWPGLSEDALLDGRDLMPTGDVRALAAAMLHRQFDVAPSTLTNAIFPGLDYSMASAYL; encoded by the coding sequence ATGACAGGTCCCTTCATGCCAACCCGGCGCGCCTTCCTCGCCACGGCCTGCTGTGCCGCGGCGGTGCCGCTCGTCACGCCCGTCAGTTTCGCGGCCATGCCGGGCGAAAACCGCCTGGTGACGATCGTCCTGCGCGGGGCGATGGACGGGCTCGGCATGGTGCAGCCTTATGGCGACAAGGGCTTTGCGGCCTACCGCCCGACGATCGCGCTGACGCCCGAGACAGGGCTGATCGATCTCGACGGCCATTTCGGCCTGCATCCGGATGCTAAGGCGCTGCTGCCGCTCTGGCAGGCGGGTGAGCTGTCCTTCGTCCACGCCGTCTCCACCCCCTATCGCAACAGCCGCAGCCATTTCGATGGGCAGGACGTGCTGGAGACGGGCGAAAACGGTGTGGGCGCGCTCAAGGATGGCTGGCTGAACCGGGTGCTTTCGGTCCTTCCGCGCTCGGCCGCGATTCGCGCCATCGACGTCAACACCACCTCCGACCTGATCCTCTCCGGCGCACAGCCGGTCGATGTCTGGGCGCCGAAAACCGATCTCGCCGTCGGGGCGGACGAACTTGCCTTCTTCACGGCGCTCTATGCCGGCGATCCGCTGTTTGCCGCGGCCTTGAAGGAGGCGGAAACGACCGACAGTTCGGCCGACGAAATTCGGGGTCAGGGGCCGGGCGAGCGCAGCGTCGTGGAAACGGCGCGGCTTGCGGGCGGGCTGCTGGCGCGCGACTATCGCATCGCCAGTTTCTCGATCGTCGGCTGGGACACGCATCTGCGCCAGGCGACCGCTTTCGCCAAGCCGGCCCGGGATCTGGCCGAGGCGCTAATCATGCTAAAACAGACCATGGGCCCTGCCGCCTGGTCGAAGACCGTGGTGGTGGCGATGACCGAGTTCGGACGCACGGTGCGCGAAAACGGTTCGGGCGGTACCGACCATGGAACGGGCGGCCTGGCGCTGCTGGCAGGCGGCGCCCTGCGCGGCGGCCGCATTCTCGGTCGCTGGCCTGGCCTGAGCGAGGATGCGCTGCTCGACGGCCGGGACCTGATGCCGACCGGCGACGTGCGGGCGCTTGCCGCCGCCATGCTGCACCGCCAGTTCGACGTCGCGCCCTCGACGCTGACCAACGCCATCTTCCCCGGCCTCGACTACAGCATGGCCTCCGCTTACCTGTAA
- a CDS encoding DUF1800 domain-containing protein, translating to MSLSFPTLAAIRFGYGLRPGEAPPADAEALLAQAAAPKRADLPFTALPLARRRQLFLAMRARNRAVAAHAKPLPPEERVPLIKAQGRDVQLMLLAERQDRLSNAVLSPHGFHERLAAFWVDHFSTNIGKSGDLRQLVPMQERDAIRPHLTGRFADLLSAAVRHPAMLLYLDQQASFGPNSPVGKKQKRGLNENLARELIELHTMGAGSGYSQTDVTSAARVLTGLVPNAQRTDWAFLRQRAEPGAHPVLGTTYGGSLRSERDVEHLLADLAARPQTAAHLCRKLAAHFIADQPPAALVSAMTQAWRRSDGDLMAVYRVLVTHKDGQDVTLGKIKPPFDYVASSLRALDIDQATLDAPRPSARKAAPERAAMLAAETEEAAKQSGAAGRQTMSAMQDGADAKEPGGEAMMTNGAAALIRTLGKPGDRLDALLDERLETLAARRKSLSRDAVQTIAALGQPIWQPPSPAGWPDTESAWIGGGALTGRIAWARRLGASFGGDEDPTALLKDALGEAARDDTIRTVSRAPRRQVGLTLALASPEFNRR from the coding sequence ATGAGCCTTTCCTTTCCCACACTCGCCGCCATCCGCTTCGGCTACGGCCTGCGGCCCGGCGAAGCGCCGCCGGCCGATGCGGAGGCTCTGCTGGCCCAGGCGGCCGCGCCGAAACGCGCCGATCTGCCCTTCACCGCTCTGCCGCTCGCCCGCCGGCGGCAGCTCTTCCTGGCCATGCGCGCCCGCAACCGGGCGGTCGCCGCGCATGCCAAGCCTCTGCCGCCGGAAGAGCGCGTTCCGCTCATCAAGGCCCAGGGCAGGGATGTGCAGCTGATGCTGCTTGCCGAGCGCCAGGACCGGCTGTCCAATGCCGTTCTCTCGCCGCACGGCTTCCACGAGCGGCTCGCCGCCTTCTGGGTCGACCATTTCTCCACCAATATCGGCAAGTCCGGCGATCTGCGGCAATTGGTGCCGATGCAGGAGCGCGACGCGATCCGGCCCCATCTCACCGGCCGTTTCGCCGATCTGCTCTCCGCTGCCGTCCGCCATCCGGCCATGCTGCTCTATCTCGACCAGCAAGCCTCCTTCGGCCCGAATTCGCCGGTGGGGAAGAAGCAGAAGCGGGGCCTGAACGAGAACCTCGCCCGCGAGCTGATTGAGCTCCACACCATGGGCGCCGGCTCGGGCTACAGCCAGACGGACGTGACGAGTGCCGCCCGGGTTCTGACCGGCCTCGTGCCGAATGCGCAGCGCACCGACTGGGCCTTTCTCCGCCAGCGGGCGGAGCCCGGCGCCCATCCTGTCCTCGGCACGACCTATGGCGGCAGCCTGCGCAGCGAGCGTGATGTCGAGCATCTGCTTGCAGACCTCGCGGCACGGCCGCAGACCGCCGCGCATCTCTGCCGCAAGCTCGCCGCGCATTTCATCGCCGACCAGCCGCCGGCCGCCCTGGTCAGCGCGATGACGCAGGCCTGGCGAAGGAGCGATGGCGATCTCATGGCCGTCTACCGCGTGCTCGTAACCCACAAGGACGGGCAGGACGTGACGCTCGGCAAGATCAAGCCGCCCTTCGACTATGTCGCCTCCAGCCTGCGGGCGCTCGATATCGACCAGGCGACTCTCGATGCACCGCGCCCCTCGGCCCGTAAGGCCGCGCCCGAGCGGGCAGCCATGCTGGCGGCCGAGACCGAGGAGGCAGCCAAACAGTCCGGCGCTGCCGGCCGCCAGACGATGAGCGCGATGCAGGACGGAGCAGACGCCAAGGAGCCGGGCGGCGAGGCCATGATGACGAACGGGGCGGCCGCCCTTATCCGCACGCTCGGAAAACCCGGCGACCGGCTGGACGCGCTGCTCGACGAACGGCTCGAGACGCTGGCCGCTCGGCGCAAGAGCCTCTCGCGCGATGCGGTGCAGACCATTGCCGCGCTGGGCCAGCCGATCTGGCAGCCGCCGAGCCCGGCCGGCTGGCCGGACACCGAAAGCGCCTGGATTGGCGGCGGCGCCTTGACCGGCCGGATCGCCTGGGCGCGGCGGCTCGGCGCCAGCTTCGGCGGCGACGAGGATCCCACGGCCTTGCTCAAGGATGCGCTGGGGGAGGCGGCCCGCGATGACACGATCCGCACCGTCTCGCGCGCGCCGCGTCGCCAGGTGGGTCTGACGCTGGCGCTTGCATCCCCCGAATTCAACCGCCGATGA
- a CDS encoding acyl-CoA thioesterase — protein MDNRPSGELTLRTLAMPGDANAAGDIFGGWVMAQMDLSCGIRAAERARGRVVTAAVREMAFALPVKIGDTLCIYTDITRVGRTSITLKVEAWAQRYLSPLMEKVTDATFVMVALDSAGKPTPVPPEA, from the coding sequence ATGGACAACCGACCGAGCGGCGAACTGACCCTGCGTACCCTGGCAATGCCGGGAGACGCGAATGCGGCGGGCGATATATTCGGCGGCTGGGTCATGGCGCAGATGGACCTGTCCTGCGGCATCCGCGCCGCCGAGCGCGCCCGCGGCCGCGTCGTCACCGCCGCTGTCCGCGAGATGGCGTTCGCGCTTCCGGTGAAGATCGGCGATACGCTCTGCATCTACACCGACATTACCCGGGTCGGCCGCACGTCGATCACGCTCAAGGTGGAAGCCTGGGCGCAGCGATACCTGTCGCCGCTGATGGAGAAGGTCACCGACGCCACCTTCGTGATGGTGGCGCTGGACAGCGCCGGCAAGCCCACCCCCGTCCCGCCGGAGGCATGA